The genomic DNA aaggattttaaattcaattctttattttacaggaagccaatgcagagaagctaatgcCAGAGAAaaatgatctcttttcttagttcttgtcagcacaagtgctgcagcattctggatcagctggagagtcttaagggaatTATTTGAGCAacatagtaaggaattacaatagtccagaacttgaagtaacaaatgcatgaactagtttttcagcatcgctCTGCTTTGCTGTTAAAGTAGTTATTTTTCCTCTGCAGCGCCAGCACTAACTATAATAGACTATTTTGAAAAGGCAAAAACTATTAATTGGCAAACTccatcctctttttttcttttgatttttttaatgcatCATTTGAGTGCAACATTGATAAACTTCATGGATGAATTTGGTAATTTGGTGATTATAATTACAAACTGGTGAGTCTATAATTTCCCAGTGGTGCACTCCAGACTCAATGCAAACTAAGGGCCATTTTATTCTTTCCAAAACATTAACAAATCAAATGTTTAAACAAGCTTTTACTTTTATCATCAGTGTTTTTATGACTGCTTACAAAGCCTTACTTGTAAGCAATACTAGTTTAGATTTGTAACCCATACAACTGAGTAAAGGTTTTGAAAGAACTGAATTGtctaaagctgcttacacactgaccagacggccgacccttgacagagaacagaacacaccaaaaagacgagacgaaacgagatgtaatacgtctctataacagcaggcggcactaatctgtattgttgcccaagaaatgaaaactggcagcttattggacgaatgcgtcacatgggtttgttttctctggaaattcaaagccagactgtcatggcggccgttcagaatacgatctcatattgtactacaATAGTTCACTGAGACATgtatctgaaaacattttaagcaagaaataggccatgcagttattgaatctgtcttcatttcagctcaacaaaggtcagtttaaaagattttcgtcagattttgagagactctagtcacctcattccactcgccatttccgggtgagtcccgactgccctgctggcaactgaacatgtcaggtcggccaaaatgaacgccgacagccccccagactgacgacggcacgggacacaccgaacagattcaagtcactgacctcgccagactgtccaacggccgataatcggccctgtgtgtcaaCACCTTAAAATATATCGTGATGCAACCTGCTCcacaatatactgtattgcAGCTGCATATTTTTCATGGCTGAAAGCCACTTATTGGAAACTGAATAATATTTACTCTACTCTTTATGTGTCATGTTAACACAGATGGGTGGAACTCATTAGAGAACATGACCATTTGGGATCTACTTGTTTATGAAAGTAAACATTGATATTCGTTTCAAACAAGATGCTAATCACATATTTGGTGTCACTACAGTGAGATGTGGCAGTACTTCCACGGAGGCAGATCTATTGTAACTTTTACAAGGTAAGATTTACACTTTAGATCCTccacagaaaacatgaaattaCACTGTAGTGACTAACACTTTTGTTTGCATAATTGTTAGATTTGAAGTATTTAGGTCTATTGTTAATGCTCCGATGTTATTTCAGATTTTCCTTAACTTGTCACatctaaaaactattttaatgtatgtgttttcttttgataGGTTGTTACTGTTAATTCAAGTGATTATGTTCTACACTAATGTAACAAGGATTACAAATTTCTTCATCCTGGGATTTCCTGGACTTTCACAGGAGTATTATGGACCTGTGTCAGCCCTGCTTTTGGTTCTCTTCTTGGCTATAGCTGtaggaaatatttttattttagtgtttGTTAGATGTGAGAGGTCTCTTCACAAACCCACATATCTGATATTTTGCCACTTGGCACTAACTGACTTAACGTTTGGGACTGTTACTCTGCCAAAGATTATATCAAAATATTGGTTTGATGACAGTACTATTTCATTTTATGGATGCTTTGTACAAATGTACTTTGTTCATTTTTTGGGGGCGTCTCATTCTTTCATCCTGATGGTGATGGCCCTTGATCGCTTTATTGCAATTTGTGTTCCACTGCGTTACACAGCTCTTTTCACAAACAACACTGTTTCTGTGCTTTGTGGAATATCATGGATTTTGCCAATGTCAGGGATAGTGGGTGTAGTTGTAGATGCTCTGAGATTGCCATACTGTAATTCAAACATAATTACACATTGCTTTTGTGACCATATAGCAATAACAGTGCTTGGATGTGAGAACGTACGAGAAGTTCAGGTAGTTGCATTTGGTATGGCCATGTTCAGTTTGATGTTGCCTCTGGGTTTTGTCATCTTCTCTTATTTTGTCATCATTGTTGCAGTTATGAGAATGACCAGTTCTAATAGCAGTCGCATGTTGGCTCTGTCTACCTGCTTGCCACAGATTCTCATCACATTTCTCTATTACATGCCAAGATGTTTTGTGTACCTGGCAAATTTTGTGGGATTTACATTCAGTGTCCCAGTTCGCATAGTTGTTGTAATGCTGTACAGTATTTTACCTGCTGCTATTAACCCATTAATATACTGTTTCAAAACCAAGGATATCAAAGAACACTTGAAAAAGAAATTAGTTACTAGGAAAATTAATAGCAGTACAACAACTGGATAAAATACATCATCAATCAAGTGATTAGTTACTTTTGTTGCTTCAAATATGTCACTTCCCTGTGAGCTTTAGAATCAATTTTGATACTTTGCTTTTCACTATTAAAGTACTGCATGCTCCTACAGTAATTATACAGATTGAAATCCTCTATGAGCCCAACGCAGCCTGAGATCCTCAAGCAGgggtctctctcttttcttcttggCAAGGAGCCAGATCAGAATCACTTCATACCACGTCTTAAAACTCACTTGTACTGGAAGGCTTTTTTATAACCAGCCTGATGttcttaatgttttatttattgtttattgttttctacttttatattttcatgTCTTGTTAACTCATACTTTGTTTGCACATTTGTATTGTTTCTTTCTAAGGTACtcatcaataaaatgtttttcaatttttctaaatattataaaatactgtacagacagtttattacaaagatagattataaagacagtagcgttaatgtttacatgcagccgccatcttggataaCAGTCATTAGCAGTCGAATCACgaacgctgtgtttgagctatgctactggttactggttgcacggcattCGTCTTTCGACTGCTCATGACTGTTATCCAAGATggtatgggattagttttgtgactttaatttcaagcaaaacttctcaagtatcaaacaaaaaacactaactcaagcaaaaaaactgtcacctcaaaggtaaaacttaaaacttgcaaacaaaacatttgtgtagttgtaaactattggtcttttatttgtttgatattatgtccttttgtttacagttccctctgcttctttctcaatgatcagtcttttgctctctccatcacgtttgcagtcatgctcccagctttctcgtttgcgctccctgactttttgcttgcgattctgacacaacatctcgcgtgggcgggtcgcgatattacgaatcccactatggccacgccaagacccgcccttcaattgcagtcacacactactattggccaggcgtccatgcttacacgtacaggtcctatcccctgaccaatcccctaaccctaaccttaaccactcgaggtgaaatgcctaaccctaaccaatcaagctgcttcgtagagcgggtcttggcgtggccatagtgggattcgtaattttgcgggcgggtcttacaggggtgcgtccccattggctaatgagagttaaggggaaagtttgagtgacagctcaccctcagtgcaggtaaactaacgttagagactcagagtctggtctggaggacacacaagccactccacaggggattcctacaagattaataaagtgtaagtattattaatatatatattatctgtgatctacgttgcaagcatggttactagacatttgttgtttcgttgtgttaagtgactagctagctagctagtaaagcttttttaagttagcatttaacattagctataggctactgctaacgttatctaaaacgtGTAGctagccaccggctaccttactgagctaataatttaccatgggaatcatgtattcttcgtgaggccttactcaatggagctgtattaattatcgtcttctctctgtagagacctgcaggacccgagcagagctacgatgctctcccagtaaccttaggttagtaacgtagctatattatagtctattaggaaaaattattatccagctaactactaattgttgtggttgctattggcctgattatacacaatgctagggtattggttaagttgtacaatgtagaagctgtgaatgtaatgtattatatctagaggttgacacatactgtacagtacaaatgcagtgttagcactgcttaactggttcatctttatagttttgtgctcctctgtactttcctagttatgacaaagactggctattctaactctaattacatgtcttctgttgcatttgcaagcaggtcagcataaggaaaatgttcatagtgtttttaaagcctacacatttgctaatggctacttaaaagcaagttattttaattgtaaatcacacaaccttggaagcctcagttatcagtaagaactttgttaccatttgatttgtgtaagaaactttgttataattttctatcacagctaacatcaggcagcaggcagTCCAACCAGGACGTGGAGCAGtagagggagaggagcctttagtctctctgtggaggaaacactgtgtgcgaaggcttcaaacagccagggtatagaccaatagtgtatgtattgatcatattttgctcagatactCAGTTAACACTTACAATTACcttttttcttaagttttcattggtgtacttgtagtttcttaGTCCACTGTATGGCAGTATATACCCTAttacagtatactgtcctgtaatttaatttgtgtttacattgtcttactgtaattatatttaaaaatgcacataatatataaaaacattttttacattcacccttgtctgtttggttcattatataaaacaggaaataaggttgagactattataatgctttatttttagtccaatataaaacttcacatacataatggatatttgaacatatttagctggggctccggtggtagaagaagctggaactcagtgtcagtcattatttgcagtacatcacaggtcagggtcagtttttcatcaccaacaatacacaaacatactgagtaattgggttatgtatatatttcacatattcagtttcacctaaggcaagctgtatttctctgctgacttgtgtctgcaacaacacttctgagggtggtgcaggaatatcacacacaactcctggatgcctgggatcatctggtctcctgagctcactgatggcccaccgctccagtctggacgacagccttttctgcaggacagttctctgaagggctgggatgtggctgtagtccttcacttccttgacttcttattgtaaagcttgaagtaccttattggatgataaaaacgtgtttgaaattagctcaataataaataattgtaataaagcctgcactctagaaatttttttctagctttctgaacactactggaacacttatttctggaatattattgatcacactttctagattcctacctccacgttgactacatgtgtaaagtaagatatggccagccaccaggacacatgcacatcacatcaaaccataaggatcattaagcaaagtatttgtcaagggcctggtgtgttagttaaagtacatagtttggacagtagtaacactatgcattaattctaaatattgttgacatttacagcgctaaaaatatataaaaaaatataaaaaaatacgtccgttatctgccatcttaaggtagtgcaaagaaagaacagtgtgtacagatggaacattatctaatgtatgtgtcgaaccctatatatattacattcacagcttctacattgtacaacttaaccaataccctagcattgtgtattatcaggccaatagcaactacaacaattagtagttagctggataataatttttcctaatagaccataatatagctacgttactaacctttaggttacctgggagagcatcgtagctctgatcgggtcctgcaggtctctacagagagaagacgataattaatacagctccattgagtaaggcctcacgaagaatacatgattcccatggtaaattattagctcagtaaggtagccggtggcttttagataacgtttgcagtatagctaacgttaaatgctaacttaaaaaagctttactagctagctagctagtaacttaatacaacaaaacaacaaatgtctagtaaccatgcttgcaacgtagatcacagataatatatattgtCTGTATCTTACATGCAGGCTCAGGTAAGCTACTCACTGTTTCCAACTGTCCAGCATCCAGTACAGAcagtaggttgttgtttttttaattttatttcagaatgatcattatgtgataaaataattattaatgtgtttgaatttttgtcattaacaaatatttcattttctttttttgtaatggtaaaaagagcaagagagaaatCCCCACAGACTCCCTGCAGTGATGCTAACTGGCAtgtcattgaacacaatgttgcTCACCTTCTTCACTGGGACAGGGAGGGGCACAGTTAGGGGGAGACTGGGGTGCTGCTGACTCATCTGTTAAGTCTGCTAAAAGGGGCAGGGACAATGATTGAATATGAAAATCTTGCTAAACGTTTCCCTGCACTGATTaaatggtgattaaatgtaggctaacactAGCCTAGTCTGTAGCTAGCTTGCTTATTTCACTATGGACATTAAGCCAACAGGTTAATACCACTCACAGACTAGAGGCTACCCACCTTTCTTGgtgaaaaactgggttacagtttgacaccctttcctttgtttttcctctcttttctctctttccttttttgaaaacTAGATTTTGATATAACGTTACTTGGCAACATTGTGGTCACTGTAGTTCTGGCGCATCTACTGACTGCAACTAAACACCGTCGCTGAGTGCGCTAAGgcaggaccaaaccatttcatgcagatacaggggggtggtcggtcaatatggatgtttactttttggtcaatggggatatttaacttttactgccaaaaacaagtaaaacaaagagatcattaattttattattatatttgaaatatatatacttgaatgatgatggtttaataattttatattagtttttacctatttttttgGGCCCCTGTCAGTCATGGGCCCTTGGAATCGTCCTAACTTTTCCCCCCTATACGGCGCCCCTGGATGTATTGGTCGGACCCGGTCGGACACAGGGATGTGTCGGCGAGCGGCGAACTGAGCGGGAGACGTTAGCATGGACGTAAATCAGCTGTTATCGCTCAAAAATGACTGATGCAGAGCGGGCACCGACATCTGAAGTTTTGCTAGTTACGCTGCAAAAGCAACAAGGCATCCAGGGATGCAGCAGTCAAGACCAGCTTTGTGATAGCCCACAAAAACAGTAAGCCATTTTCTGAAGGGGAGTTTATTAAAtagtgtttggtggactctgcTGCGCTAATATGCCCAGAGAACGTGCCACctgaaaattaataataaattaatattgAGCAGAATTGAGTTTAGCCTATTGGTTCGGCCCTCCACAACAGTACCTGATTCTCATGTGGCCCCTTGGGAAAATGAATTGCCCACCCCTTCTGTAGGACAACGTAGCCTATGTTGGAGACTGGCTAAATTAATTCATACTACATACtacatctaattagctcatacGGGCTACTTAGGTGTGTAGAAGCTAGGCTGGGCTGTGAACATTAGTGACTAACCCATTTATGGAGTCAAAACACGTGATTTGGCCTTGATTTGCATTATAactgttgtttatgtttgtgaagaaaGGGATGGCCCTCAGAAATAACAATGTATGGTACTATCACTTTCAGTTGATTGTTTAAAAACGTTTTATGGGATAGTCTGAACTAAAATTGCACGTTATACATTTCTAAGGGTCTTAAATGTCATGTGTGacatgttatgttgttattacatatgtatacatttttatagatgtttatacatttgtatagatgtttctttaattaaaaacaaaatagttttggctttatgaccccttgtcctattttcactacatgggaGAGATCCCCCTGAccctttttacagttttttttaatgtaactaagtaacttttacttaaagtacattttaaatgaactacttattactttaacttgagtaatttttcagataggtatttttacttgtgcttgagtaatatttcatcaaagtattggtacttttacttgagtacaatattttagtactttttctgTTGTGGTTGTGGACAtttctgttgctgttttgtatctttattttgtatttctgttctctgttgtgtatatttctgttccttATTCCCCTGttcattttgtgtttctgtttatccTGTTTTAACTGTGTATTcttgtttgtattgtgtattcCTGTTCGTTGGTGATTATTTCtggttcctgttttattttgatgtctggttttctgtcttgtcttgtccattgacttcctgtgttttcccgccttggttgattgtcctgccccgccctgatgtgtttcacctgttgtccCACCTGTTCCTGGTTTACTCGTTACCTCATGtgtttagcctctgtgttccctttgtctcttgttaGATCATTTTGTCTTTGCCCCGTCAGTCTGTTTGTACCCAGTATCTATCCTGTTGGTATGTTTTTGGAATCTTCcttgtggttttttttgttgtccttGTCTCTGGAGATCTTTTGGATTTGTGACTTTGCCTTTTGCCTTTTGCCTCAGTTTTGGACtccttgtgtttgctgtttgcCCTTTGGATCCCTTTTGATTGGTTTGTTCCCAGCCTTTTGTTAATAAATCCTCAGTCTGAACCTTCTCCTGCCTGCTTGCCTTTTCtacctgcatttgggtcctctacCTTCCACTCACACATAACATTTTCCACCTCTgccagaatgaacgagttcacagtaacgttcatcaggcagtaaaacagtaggctacgttcagttcacgttcgccccaaaatatgaacgagttcgtgaactatcgttcaatgaacgcgttcaggcacaacactgcctGGGTTATCCATGTGGCTCAAAGAGCTGTCATCATACATGCCTTCAGAAAAGATCATGTTTAACCTCAAGAAGCCATTTCTTTTTGACCGATGCTGTGGAGATTTTGTAACCTTTTTTCACGATAGACCTCTCAGAGACGATGCCCATACTTGAAGCTTACTCACATTTGAGACCCTACTCAGCCAGGTAAACTGCCTTTTCAAGGTTAATACTTTAGCCCTTGAACATAACGTGTGTAAATAGCATGTCCATCTCTGGAACTGACAACTAATATCATTCTTATGAttcattaattcaattcaattcaattttatttatagtatcaaatcataacaaaagttatctcgagacactttacagatagagtaggtctagaccacactctgtaatttccaaaaccccaacaattacagtaattccatcaagagcaagcattagcagtggctatcgcgacagtggcaaggaaaaactcccttttaggaagaaacctcggcagacccagactcttggtaggcggtgtctgcgGGGCGGTtgagggtgtgatgaacagtggcgataatagtcacattaaaggtcacagtgacgtcgaaggttatcgtggaagttcatgtcatagcagggcacatcgtgtcatactgagtagtgcagtcccctataccggatccagactactctgtgcataggaacatcacagcagggcgttgcgggatgtaacgtggcgctgcagagcatgggtggatgcggcggatgcagcaggatgcagcggatgcagcaggatgcagcaggatgcagcaggatgcggccgggagttgcagagaatcacagagcatagctctgcgaagaagaaacataaggactccggggagtaaactccccagagctagattagtaacaagcaattctgggacaggatgcatacagaagtaacaagtagagaagagagagcagctcagtgtgtcataggaaggaaacagcatcccctgcagtctagaattgtaacagcataactaactacgagaagcaggtgggccgggttaggtggacgctgcaactcctcactccctaactataagctttgtcaaagaggagggttttcagtttactcttgaatgtggcgacggtgtctgcccctcgaacccagactggaagctggttccacagaagcggagcctgatagctgaaggccctggcccccagtctacttccagagactctaggaaccacgagtagccccgcattccgggagcgcagtgccctagtgggacaataaggtactaagagctcttctaggtatgatggtgcttgaccatttagagctttgtaagtcaggaggaggattttaaattcgatcctagacttcacaggaagccaatgcagagaagctaatacaggagaaatatgatctcttctcttagttctcgtcagaacacgtgctgcagcattctggatcagctggagagccttaagggacttatttgggcaacctgataataaggaattgcagtaatctagtctagaagtaacgaatgcatggactagtttttcagcatcattctgagacaggatattcctgattttggcaatgttacgaagatggaaaaagcaaccaccttctcaaggatcttggatagaaagggaaggttagatataggtctatagtttgctaagacctcaggatccagggtcggttttttcagaagaggttttatcacagctattttaaatgactgcggtacataacctgttaataaggacatattgatcatatctagtagtgaagtgtttaccacgggtaacgcttctttgagtagcctcgttgggatggggtccaagagacaggtagatggcttagctgaggatatctttaacattaattgttgaaggtctataggataaaagcagtctaagtatatgtccggattagtcgttcgttctagcggtcctgtatttaaagatgaactgttagaagttgagggcaaaaggtgattaattttatctctaattgttataattttatcattgaagaagctcatgaagtcatcactactcagagctagaggaatagatggctcataatatatacttattttaacttatttgttttttttgtttttcctctttcttttttttcaaattaatgtAATACTTAATACTACACTATTACTATTATGTTGTAGTTTGCTGTTTAGGGGGGAGATGATGAAGGGTCATTGTTAATGCTGTTTGCATTGTAATTTTTGCTGTACTGATCTCTTTTGTACTGCCCTCTATCTctgcaagaaaagaaaatgaaaataaagtgtataaaaaaaagataattaagtgataaattccatgcacactatAAACATGAACATAacagtatattcatcagttatttccccccccagcaaaatataaggtcaaaatccattgaggtgtcctcccCCGTTACATGGATTGTCTAcactatatagttactggtTCAGTGAACTAAgtctataatttgggaggattgtacaattacgATATGTTCTTAAAACTGGACAATCCTAAATTATAGTccgtttactggacaacacaaattgtgtgctaagaatgccatatacaatgcacatggaagaggaacaaaaATGATCCTT from Perca fluviatilis chromosome 2, GENO_Pfluv_1.0, whole genome shotgun sequence includes the following:
- the LOC120553280 gene encoding olfactory receptor 52E8-like, giving the protein MFYTNVTRITNFFILGFPGLSQEYYGPVSALLLVLFLAIAVGNIFILVFVRCERSLHKPTYLIFCHLALTDLTFGTVTLPKIISKYWFDDSTISFYGCFVQMYFVHFLGASHSFILMVMALDRFIAICVPLRYTALFTNNTVSVLCGISWILPMSGIVGVVVDALRLPYCNSNIITHCFCDHIAITVLGCENVREVQVVAFGMAMFSLMLPLGFVIFSYFVIIVAVMRMTSSNSSRMLALSTCLPQILITFLYYMPRCFVYLANFVGFTFSVPVRIVVVMLYSILPAAINPLIYCFKTKDIKEHLKKKLVTRKINSSTTTG